The following coding sequences are from one Arachis hypogaea cultivar Tifrunner chromosome 7, arahy.Tifrunner.gnm2.J5K5, whole genome shotgun sequence window:
- the LOC112702097 gene encoding uncharacterized protein isoform X1, which yields MEESGELQSDENKASTEKKNKRRLKTPSQVMALEKFYNEHKYPTEEMKQDLAEELGLTEKQISGWFCHRRLKDKRLLKDEAIGNGRQDRSSGVIQDRGSGRQDSCGSSKHGDYRYVDPKEVESHGLYNRDLSVPDMTYGHRNQYAENASEMDDTSSDSGSFLQDRMFPQGQDPYDVDPSRYPTHNGTLPPLNPKGGNIGYKPSGYLKVKGEIEHAAITAVKKQLGRHYQEDGPLLGIEFDQLPPGAFEGQTADPVHEPYTIANPALLTSPEVSTGKRQSNISTKYVSYAKFSSKDSHEGVEFGSLHDSDLPDKQDKKARQSIKQRQPIYGYANHLPGRNSSDLYDDSNGEASAYTKVRSIVSKHGIEGMRSDSASNHSDHYEENPMVKQTDLMQGYDNINPKNVKRSEHVKPKPANSIRHPRMPVDAEERGLQPMRVAKEELHKGERKVKKYHDSYGARMLPNEITASVRRAAKRAKVDLHKQFNPKQAPIAEIEQRKNPRSAAEMPMPFSFSEDESLGLDSSSSLD from the exons ATGGAAG AATCAGGAGAATTGCAATCAGATGAAAATAAAGCTTCtacagagaaaaaaaataaaagaagactcAAAACACCTTCCCAGGTTATGGCCTTGGAGAAATTTTATAACG AGCACAAATATCCCACGGAGGAAATGAAACAAGATCTTGCTGAGGAGCTAGGGTTGACGGAGAAGCAAATTTCTGGATGGTTTTGCCACAGAAGGTTAAAAGATAAACGGTTGTTGAAAGATGAAGCGATTGGTAATGGACGACAAGATCGTTCAAGTGGTGTCATCCAGGACCGTGGTAGTGGACGGCAAGATTCATGCGGAAGCAGCAAACACGGTGATTACCGTTATGTGGATCCGAAAGAGGTAGAAAGTCATGGCCTGTACAATCGTGATTTGTCAGTTCCGGATATGACCTACGGACATAGGAACCAGTATGCAGAAAACGCAAGCGAAATGGATGATACATCATCTGATAGTGGCTCATTTTTGCAAGATCGCATGTTTCCTCAAGGCCAGGATCCATACGATGTGGATCCTTCAAGGTATCCGACTCACAATGGAACTCTTCCTCCCCTTAATCCCAAGGGTGGAAACATAGGATATAAACCATCAGGATATTTGAAAGTCAAGGGCGAGATAGAACATGCTGCTATAACTGCCGTAAAGAAGCAATTAGGGAGGCATTATCAAGAAGATGGTCCACTCCTTGGTATAGAATTTGATCAGCTTCCCCCAGGGGCATTTGAAGGCCAAACTGCAGATCCAGTTCATG AACCGTACACCATTGCAAATCCTGCCCTTCTTACTTCCCCAGAAGTCTCCACTGGAAAAAGGCAATCCAACATTAGCACA AAATATGTTTCTTATGCTAAATTTAGTTCCAAAGATTCACATGAAGGGGTTGAATTTGGCTCGTTGCATGACTCTGATTTACCGGATAAGCAGGATAAGAAGGCCCGCCAGAGTATTAAACAGAGGCAACCCATTTATGGTTACGCCAACCATCTTCCTGGCCGGAACTCCTCGGATTTGTATGATGACTCTAACGGAGAAGCATCTGCTTATACTAAAGTTCGTAGTATCGTCTCGAAGCATGGTATTGAGGGGATGAGATCTGATTCTGCTTCTAACCATAGTGATCACTATGAAGAGAACCCCATGGTTAAGCAGACAGATTTGATGCAAGGCTATGATAACATCAATCCAAAAAATGTGAAAAGAAGTGAACATGTTAAGCCCAAGCCCGCAAATTCAATCCGTCATCCTCGAATGCCTGTGGATGCTGAAGAAAGGGGGCTACAACCTATGAGGGTGGCAAAG GAAGAGTTGCATAAGGGGGAGAGGAAGGTGAAAAAGTATCACGATTCTTATGGAGCAAGGATGCTTCCAAATGAAATCACGGCGAGTGTAAGACGG GCTGCGAAACGAGCAAAAGTTGATCTGCATAAACAATTCAATCCAAAACAAGCACCTATTGCTGAGATAGAACAAAGGAAAAACCCGAG ATCTGCTGCAGAGATGCCGATGCCATTTAGCTTTAGCGAGGATGAATCCCTCGGCCTCGATTCGAGTTCCTCGCTGGATTAA
- the LOC112702097 gene encoding uncharacterized protein isoform X2: MEESGELQSDENKASTEKKNKRRLKTPSQVMALEKFYNEHKYPTEEMKQDLAEELGLTEKQISGWFCHRRLKDKRLLKDEAIGNGRQDRSSGVIQDRGSGRQDSCGSSKHGDYRYVDPKEVESHGLYNRDLSVPDMTYGHRNQYAENASEMDDTSSDSGSFLQDRMFPQGQDPYDVDPSRYPTHNGTLPPLNPKGGNIGYKPSGYLKVKGEIEHAAITAVKKQLGRHYQEDGPLLGIEFDQLPPGAFEGQTADPVHEPYTIANPALLTSPEVSTGKRQSNISTKYVSYAKFSSKDSHEGVEFGSLHDSDLPDKQDKKARQSIKQRQPIYGYANHLPGRNSSDLYDDSNGEASAYTKVRSIVSKHGIEGMRSDSASNHSDHYEENPMVKQTDLMQGYDNINPKNVKRSEHVKPKPANSIRHPRMPVDAEERGLQPMRVAKEELHKGERKVKKYHDSYGARMLPNEITASAAKRAKVDLHKQFNPKQAPIAEIEQRKNPRSAAEMPMPFSFSEDESLGLDSSSSLD, from the exons ATGGAAG AATCAGGAGAATTGCAATCAGATGAAAATAAAGCTTCtacagagaaaaaaaataaaagaagactcAAAACACCTTCCCAGGTTATGGCCTTGGAGAAATTTTATAACG AGCACAAATATCCCACGGAGGAAATGAAACAAGATCTTGCTGAGGAGCTAGGGTTGACGGAGAAGCAAATTTCTGGATGGTTTTGCCACAGAAGGTTAAAAGATAAACGGTTGTTGAAAGATGAAGCGATTGGTAATGGACGACAAGATCGTTCAAGTGGTGTCATCCAGGACCGTGGTAGTGGACGGCAAGATTCATGCGGAAGCAGCAAACACGGTGATTACCGTTATGTGGATCCGAAAGAGGTAGAAAGTCATGGCCTGTACAATCGTGATTTGTCAGTTCCGGATATGACCTACGGACATAGGAACCAGTATGCAGAAAACGCAAGCGAAATGGATGATACATCATCTGATAGTGGCTCATTTTTGCAAGATCGCATGTTTCCTCAAGGCCAGGATCCATACGATGTGGATCCTTCAAGGTATCCGACTCACAATGGAACTCTTCCTCCCCTTAATCCCAAGGGTGGAAACATAGGATATAAACCATCAGGATATTTGAAAGTCAAGGGCGAGATAGAACATGCTGCTATAACTGCCGTAAAGAAGCAATTAGGGAGGCATTATCAAGAAGATGGTCCACTCCTTGGTATAGAATTTGATCAGCTTCCCCCAGGGGCATTTGAAGGCCAAACTGCAGATCCAGTTCATG AACCGTACACCATTGCAAATCCTGCCCTTCTTACTTCCCCAGAAGTCTCCACTGGAAAAAGGCAATCCAACATTAGCACA AAATATGTTTCTTATGCTAAATTTAGTTCCAAAGATTCACATGAAGGGGTTGAATTTGGCTCGTTGCATGACTCTGATTTACCGGATAAGCAGGATAAGAAGGCCCGCCAGAGTATTAAACAGAGGCAACCCATTTATGGTTACGCCAACCATCTTCCTGGCCGGAACTCCTCGGATTTGTATGATGACTCTAACGGAGAAGCATCTGCTTATACTAAAGTTCGTAGTATCGTCTCGAAGCATGGTATTGAGGGGATGAGATCTGATTCTGCTTCTAACCATAGTGATCACTATGAAGAGAACCCCATGGTTAAGCAGACAGATTTGATGCAAGGCTATGATAACATCAATCCAAAAAATGTGAAAAGAAGTGAACATGTTAAGCCCAAGCCCGCAAATTCAATCCGTCATCCTCGAATGCCTGTGGATGCTGAAGAAAGGGGGCTACAACCTATGAGGGTGGCAAAG GAAGAGTTGCATAAGGGGGAGAGGAAGGTGAAAAAGTATCACGATTCTTATGGAGCAAGGATGCTTCCAAATGAAATCACGGCGAGT GCTGCGAAACGAGCAAAAGTTGATCTGCATAAACAATTCAATCCAAAACAAGCACCTATTGCTGAGATAGAACAAAGGAAAAACCCGAG ATCTGCTGCAGAGATGCCGATGCCATTTAGCTTTAGCGAGGATGAATCCCTCGGCCTCGATTCGAGTTCCTCGCTGGATTAA